In one Victivallis lenta genomic region, the following are encoded:
- a CDS encoding response regulator transcription factor: MEPYKILIAEDDRNIRAGVADALELEGYIPVEAPDGGAALRLYHEHHPDLLLLDIMMPGLSGYDVCRRVRQDDPLIPVIMLTAKGEEFDKVLGLELGADDYVTKPFGLRELAARIAAQLRRRQSEKEKASLPPAAPDRFGFGRWEIERCRLRAVRGDESTGLTLREIALLELFAAHPGEALSRDRIMKEVWGASFQSSRTLDQHLVALRRKLEPPRLIETVYGIGYRYAAE; the protein is encoded by the coding sequence ATGGAACCGTATAAGATCCTGATTGCCGAAGACGACCGCAACATCCGCGCCGGAGTCGCCGACGCGCTCGAACTCGAAGGATACATCCCCGTCGAAGCGCCGGACGGCGGCGCAGCGCTCAGGCTCTACCACGAACACCATCCGGATCTGCTGCTGCTCGACATCATGATGCCGGGGCTCTCCGGCTACGACGTGTGCCGCCGGGTCCGGCAGGACGACCCGCTGATTCCCGTCATCATGCTGACCGCGAAGGGGGAGGAGTTCGACAAGGTGCTCGGGCTCGAACTCGGGGCGGACGACTATGTGACCAAGCCGTTCGGGCTGCGCGAGCTCGCCGCCCGCATCGCCGCGCAGCTGCGCCGCCGGCAGAGCGAGAAGGAGAAAGCCTCCCTCCCGCCGGCCGCGCCGGACCGGTTCGGGTTCGGCCGCTGGGAGATCGAGCGATGCCGGCTCCGCGCCGTCCGGGGAGACGAATCGACCGGGCTTACGCTGCGGGAAATCGCGCTGCTCGAACTGTTCGCCGCACATCCGGGCGAAGCGCTCAGCCGGGACCGCATCATGAAGGAGGTATGGGGAGCAAGCTTTCAATCCTCGCGCACGCTCGACCAGCACCTGGTCGCCCTGCGGCGCAAGCTCGAGCCGCCGCGCCTGATCGAAACCGTCTACGGCATCGGCTACCGCTACGCCGCCGAGTAG
- a CDS encoding dicarboxylate/amino acid:cation symporter, whose translation MRKIAKLYFSTPLVYRVVAAFLLGIAAGIGCRYAGPDVCDGTLAVLAPFGTVLIAMLKMVVIPIIFLSLVTGAASLPLRKFGRLGMWVVAWYFLTSLFAAVFGTGFALFMNPGMGDAGEHAAPLMGQVEQLRLGGGGGGTLLKLVNDLFMNPFQALAEGKFLSIIVFSILFGIAVRTVIEESGGGKVRMAAETLLDVFGAAMKACFRMIDWIMEYFPVGVFALTAVNFAAYGAELFGPYLRIAGCVITGVLIMIGVIYPLFVLVICRENPYRVLAAVREPVLTAFLTRSSAAALPVSLRVADEELHIRNELSGFALPLGATINMDGVCIHLPVFAILAANIFGIPLGMGQIFVLILSVVFASIGTGGIPGGSIFLLFMVLENMGLEAGRIAMIVALAIGINPLLDMFETACNVAGDNIGNYVIARRNGMIG comes from the coding sequence ATGAGAAAAATCGCGAAACTTTACTTTTCCACCCCGCTCGTCTACCGGGTTGTCGCTGCTTTTCTGCTCGGCATCGCGGCCGGAATCGGCTGCCGGTATGCCGGGCCGGACGTTTGCGACGGGACGCTTGCCGTTCTCGCGCCGTTCGGGACGGTTCTCATTGCGATGCTGAAGATGGTGGTCATCCCGATCATCTTCCTGTCGCTCGTGACGGGGGCGGCCAGTCTGCCGCTGCGGAAGTTCGGGCGTCTCGGTATGTGGGTTGTGGCCTGGTATTTTCTTACCTCCCTCTTCGCCGCCGTGTTCGGGACCGGATTCGCGCTGTTCATGAATCCGGGCATGGGGGATGCCGGGGAACATGCCGCGCCGCTCATGGGGCAGGTTGAGCAGCTTCGTCTCGGGGGAGGGGGCGGCGGCACGCTGCTGAAGCTGGTCAACGACCTCTTCATGAATCCGTTCCAGGCGCTGGCGGAGGGGAAATTCCTGTCGATCATCGTCTTTTCGATCCTCTTCGGCATCGCGGTCCGCACGGTCATCGAGGAGAGCGGCGGCGGGAAGGTCCGCATGGCCGCGGAGACGCTGCTCGATGTGTTCGGCGCCGCGATGAAGGCGTGTTTCCGCATGATCGACTGGATCATGGAATATTTTCCGGTCGGCGTTTTCGCCCTGACCGCCGTCAACTTCGCCGCTTACGGCGCCGAGCTTTTCGGCCCGTATCTGCGCATCGCGGGGTGTGTGATCACCGGGGTCCTCATTATGATCGGCGTGATCTACCCGCTGTTCGTGCTCGTGATCTGCCGGGAGAATCCGTACCGGGTGCTGGCGGCGGTCAGGGAGCCGGTTCTGACCGCGTTTCTGACCCGGTCGAGCGCGGCGGCTCTGCCGGTTTCGCTGCGGGTGGCCGACGAGGAGCTGCATATCCGCAACGAGCTCTCCGGCTTCGCGCTGCCGCTCGGAGCGACGATCAACATGGACGGGGTCTGCATCCATTTGCCGGTTTTTGCGATCCTCGCCGCGAACATCTTCGGCATCCCGCTCGGGATGGGGCAGATTTTCGTGCTGATTCTGTCGGTCGTCTTTGCTTCGATCGGCACCGGCGGCATTCCCGGCGGCAGCATTTTCCTGCTCTTCATGGTGCTGGAGAACATGGGGCTCGAAGCCGGCCGGATCGCCATGATCGTCGCGCTGGCGATCGGCATCAACCCGCTGCTCGACATGTTCGAGACCGCCTGCAACGTCGCAGGCGACAACATCGGCAATTACGTCATTGCGCGCCGCAACGGCATGATCGGCTGA